From one Nonomuraea polychroma genomic stretch:
- a CDS encoding CMD domain protein, producing MINDVIDHLAGITPGSPLDRLRARRPGAREHAQRSFDALFTPDDDSDVTLVERDAIAAFVAGLHQDAEIASFYADRLAELSPGLLKAVESEIEAGGTTGPYGVYPDGGPLAKESDEGLRYRARNPADLGVRLAAAFEHAHLLVFRPREAREGDLDALARAGWSATAIVTLSQLVAFLTFQIRVVAGLRLLRKGSAS from the coding sequence ATGATCAACGATGTCATCGACCACCTGGCCGGGATAACACCCGGCTCCCCGCTCGACCGGCTGCGCGCCCGGCGGCCGGGCGCGCGCGAGCACGCCCAGCGCAGCTTCGACGCGCTCTTCACCCCGGACGACGACAGCGACGTCACGCTCGTCGAGCGGGACGCGATCGCGGCCTTCGTGGCCGGGCTGCACCAGGACGCCGAGATCGCCTCCTTCTACGCCGACCGGCTGGCCGAGCTCTCACCCGGCCTGCTCAAGGCCGTGGAGTCCGAGATCGAGGCGGGCGGCACCACCGGTCCCTACGGGGTCTACCCGGACGGCGGCCCGCTGGCGAAGGAGAGCGACGAGGGACTGCGCTACCGGGCGCGGAACCCCGCCGACCTGGGAGTCCGGCTCGCCGCTGCGTTCGAGCACGCCCACCTGCTCGTGTTCCGGCCACGTGAGGCTCGGGAGGGCGATCTGGACGCTCTGGCCCGAGCGGGCTGGAGCGCCACGGCCATCGTGACGCTGTCGCAGCTCGTCGCCTTCCTCACCTTTCAGATACGCGTGGTGGCCGGGCTGCGGCTGCTGCGGAAGGGATCGGCCTCATGA
- a CDS encoding putative FMN-dependent luciferase-like monooxygenase, whose amino-acid sequence MRLGFFTRLLDDVPPGERYRLAAEQIEHADACGFDTAWVAQHHFDGEEGGLPAPLVFLAHVAARTGRIRLGTGIITLPLEHPVRVAEDTAVLDLLTGGRLEVGVGGGGTPSSFAPFGHDSADRAALYAEHLWVLRRAWSGEDLGGGNRLYPPAPRLLDAVWEATFSVAGGARAGRAGHGLMLSRTQPRPAENPQATLADIQLPIVDAYHENLPSGVGPRIVASRTAFVADSRAEALRYAELGLGRGRLPFELPEGGLDSRIAAFDVHLGTPEDVIESLRADPTLDRVTDLVFQVHSVDPPHPLVIRSIELLATEVAPALGWLPSTELSTK is encoded by the coding sequence ATGAGGCTCGGCTTCTTCACCCGGCTCCTCGACGACGTGCCGCCGGGGGAGCGCTACCGGCTGGCCGCCGAGCAGATCGAGCACGCGGATGCCTGCGGGTTCGACACGGCGTGGGTGGCGCAGCACCACTTCGACGGCGAGGAGGGCGGCCTGCCCGCGCCGCTGGTGTTCCTGGCCCACGTCGCCGCGCGGACCGGTCGCATCCGGCTCGGCACCGGCATCATCACGCTGCCGCTGGAGCATCCGGTGCGGGTGGCCGAGGACACGGCGGTACTGGACCTGCTGACCGGCGGCCGGCTGGAGGTGGGCGTGGGCGGCGGGGGCACGCCGTCGTCGTTCGCGCCGTTCGGGCACGACAGCGCCGACCGCGCGGCTCTCTACGCCGAGCACCTGTGGGTGCTGCGCCGCGCCTGGTCGGGGGAGGACCTCGGCGGCGGCAACCGGCTCTACCCGCCCGCGCCCCGGCTCCTCGACGCCGTGTGGGAAGCCACGTTCTCGGTCGCGGGCGGGGCTCGGGCGGGGAGGGCGGGCCACGGGTTGATGCTGTCACGCACCCAGCCGCGGCCCGCCGAGAACCCGCAGGCGACGCTGGCCGACATCCAGCTGCCGATTGTCGACGCCTACCACGAGAACCTGCCGTCCGGCGTCGGGCCGCGCATCGTGGCCTCGCGGACCGCGTTCGTCGCCGACAGCCGGGCCGAGGCGCTGCGCTACGCCGAGCTCGGCCTCGGCCGGGGCAGGTTGCCCTTCGAACTGCCCGAGGGCGGTCTCGACAGCCGCATCGCGGCCTTCGACGTGCACCTGGGCACCCCGGAGGACGTCATCGAGAGCCTCCGGGCCGACCCGACGCTCGACCGGGTCACCGACCTGGTCTTCCAGGTGCACTCGGTCGACCCGCCGCACCCGCTCGTCATCCGCTCGATCGAGCTGCTGGCGACCGAGGTCGCGCCCGCGCTCGGCTGGCTTCCCTCCACAGAATTGAGCACGAAATGA
- a CDS encoding fumarate reductase/succinate dehydrogenase flavoprotein subunit, which yields MEIPPIEDRLHLECEVLVVGGGTAGTMAAITAAERGARVLLLEKAHARHSGALAMGMDGVNNAVIPGKATPEDYVAEITRANDGIVNQKTIYQTATRGHDMVRRLERYGVKFEKDEYGEYAVRRVHRSGSYVLPMPEGKDVKKVLYRVLRRRDIREKVRIENRVMPVRVLTSGGRAIGVAGFDTRSGRFVTVSAGAVILATGACGRLGLPASGYLYGTYENPANAGDGHAMAYHAGAELSGIECFQINPLIKDYNGPACAYVANPFGGYQVNNKGERFVDSDYWSGQMMAEVAAEIASARGPIYLKLTHLPEESVSALENILHTTERPTRGTFHAGRGHDYRTHDVEMHISEIGLCGGHSASGVWVDENGATTVPGLYAAGDLACVPHNYMIGAFVFGDLAGAHAAAHLGVPGELPEEQIADAHELIYRPLRNPDGPPQQQVEYKLRRFVNDYVTPPKTAAKLDIALESFERMREEIASMGARTPHELMRCVEVDFIRDCAEMAARASLTRTESRWGLYHERADLPARDDATWLFHLNLRKRGDGAMEFVKRPVDPYVVPVPEFAPAAAEPVLLGAHTATTVRRAAATRADRAAVGRSPRILELNRLAEEQPTAAQLTPYLSDPDPKVRRAAIATLTEVVPEGAGAALAAALGDAHGTVRRAAATALKELVEVLPATPELGAALAGRLGGEDAVVRACALDVLRALRLGDRQTFAAGLADTDRRVRIEAIRGLVSLDEADLVAAAATDPSREVRVWTAKGLGLIGKPSAALVALAADPDPLVRAAALEASGAAGSPLEAQAAQAIHEPDWQVRVGAVRCLAAADADVASAPLVGALTDANLDVRKAAVLALSPWADRPEVAAALSAALSDPDADVRAHARSAIAGGSGSRVAGAYPEDRR from the coding sequence ATGGAGATTCCCCCGATCGAGGACCGCCTGCACCTGGAGTGCGAGGTTCTGGTCGTCGGCGGCGGCACCGCGGGCACGATGGCCGCGATCACCGCGGCGGAGCGGGGCGCGCGCGTCCTGCTGCTGGAGAAGGCGCACGCCCGCCACAGCGGCGCCCTGGCCATGGGCATGGACGGCGTCAACAACGCGGTCATTCCCGGCAAGGCCACGCCCGAGGACTACGTCGCCGAGATCACCAGGGCCAACGACGGGATCGTCAACCAGAAGACGATCTACCAGACCGCCACCAGAGGCCATGACATGGTCCGGCGCCTGGAGCGCTACGGCGTCAAGTTCGAGAAGGACGAGTACGGCGAGTACGCCGTGCGTCGCGTCCACCGCTCGGGCAGCTACGTGTTGCCCATGCCCGAGGGCAAGGACGTCAAGAAGGTCCTCTACCGGGTTCTGCGGCGCCGCGACATCCGGGAGAAGGTCCGCATCGAGAACCGGGTCATGCCGGTGAGGGTGCTCACCTCCGGCGGCCGGGCGATCGGCGTGGCGGGCTTCGACACCAGGTCCGGACGGTTCGTCACGGTGAGCGCCGGCGCCGTCATCCTCGCGACCGGGGCGTGCGGCCGCCTCGGCCTGCCCGCCAGCGGCTACCTGTACGGCACCTACGAGAACCCGGCCAACGCCGGCGACGGCCACGCCATGGCCTACCACGCCGGCGCCGAGCTCAGCGGCATCGAATGCTTCCAGATCAACCCGCTGATCAAGGACTACAACGGCCCGGCCTGCGCGTACGTGGCCAACCCCTTCGGCGGCTACCAGGTCAACAACAAGGGGGAGCGGTTCGTCGACTCCGACTACTGGTCGGGCCAGATGATGGCCGAGGTCGCCGCCGAGATCGCCTCGGCCCGCGGCCCGATCTACCTCAAGCTGACCCACCTGCCGGAGGAGTCCGTCTCGGCGCTGGAGAACATTCTGCACACCACCGAGCGGCCCACCCGCGGCACCTTCCACGCCGGGCGCGGCCACGACTACCGCACCCACGACGTGGAGATGCACATCTCCGAGATCGGCCTGTGCGGCGGCCACTCGGCCTCCGGCGTGTGGGTGGACGAGAACGGGGCGACGACGGTGCCGGGCCTGTACGCGGCCGGCGACCTGGCCTGCGTGCCGCACAACTACATGATCGGCGCGTTCGTCTTCGGCGACCTGGCCGGCGCCCACGCCGCCGCTCACCTCGGCGTGCCCGGCGAGCTGCCCGAGGAGCAGATCGCCGACGCCCACGAGCTGATCTACCGCCCGCTGCGCAACCCCGACGGGCCGCCCCAGCAGCAGGTCGAGTACAAGCTGCGCCGCTTCGTCAACGACTACGTCACCCCGCCCAAGACGGCCGCCAAACTGGACATCGCGCTGGAGTCCTTCGAGCGGATGCGCGAGGAGATCGCGTCGATGGGCGCGCGCACCCCGCACGAGCTCATGCGCTGCGTGGAGGTCGACTTCATCAGGGACTGCGCCGAGATGGCGGCCCGCGCCTCGCTCACCCGTACGGAGAGTCGCTGGGGTCTGTACCACGAGCGGGCCGACCTGCCTGCCCGCGACGACGCCACCTGGCTGTTCCACCTGAACCTGCGCAAGCGCGGCGACGGAGCGATGGAGTTCGTCAAGCGCCCGGTGGATCCCTACGTGGTGCCCGTGCCCGAGTTCGCCCCGGCCGCCGCCGAACCGGTGCTCCTGGGCGCGCACACCGCCACCACCGTGCGGCGGGCCGCCGCCACACGTGCCGACCGGGCCGCGGTCGGCCGCTCGCCCCGCATCCTGGAGCTGAACCGGCTGGCCGAGGAGCAGCCCACCGCGGCACAGCTCACTCCCTACCTGTCCGACCCCGACCCCAAGGTCAGGCGGGCCGCCATCGCCACGCTCACCGAGGTCGTCCCCGAGGGCGCCGGCGCGGCGCTGGCCGCCGCGCTCGGCGACGCCCACGGCACGGTGCGGCGGGCCGCGGCCACCGCGCTGAAGGAACTGGTCGAGGTCCTGCCCGCCACCCCCGAACTCGGCGCGGCCCTGGCCGGTCGGCTCGGCGGAGAGGACGCCGTGGTCCGGGCGTGCGCGCTCGACGTCCTGCGCGCCCTTCGGCTCGGCGACCGGCAGACCTTCGCTGCCGGACTGGCCGACACCGACCGGCGGGTGCGCATCGAGGCGATCCGCGGGCTGGTGTCGCTGGACGAGGCCGACCTCGTGGCCGCGGCGGCCACTGACCCGTCGCGGGAGGTCCGGGTGTGGACGGCCAAAGGGCTGGGCCTCATCGGCAAGCCGTCCGCCGCGCTGGTGGCCCTTGCCGCCGATCCTGACCCGCTCGTGCGCGCCGCCGCGCTGGAAGCCTCGGGCGCGGCAGGCTCCCCGCTGGAGGCCCAGGCCGCGCAGGCGATCCACGAGCCCGACTGGCAGGTACGGGTCGGAGCGGTCCGCTGCTTGGCCGCCGCGGATGCGGACGTCGCATCGGCGCCGCTCGTCGGCGCGCTCACGGACGCCAACCTCGACGTACGCAAGGCAGCTGTGCTCGCACTGTCGCCCTGGGCGGACCGGCCCGAAGTGGCGGCCGCGCTGAGTGCCGCACTGTCGGACCCGGACGCCGACGTCCGCGCCCACGCCCGCAGTGCGATCGCCGGCGGGAGCGGATCCCGAGTTGCGGGAGCGTATCCAGAAGACCGACGTTGA
- a CDS encoding winged helix-turn-helix transcriptional regulator, whose translation MHVKGSLDGAGAVQSTPSAALQARDELTCQVRDILNRVGDKWSLSVVNELGHGSRRFNELKRAVPGISQRMLTVTLRVLERDGLVSRSVYPEVPPRVEYTLTPLGSTLLERVWGLIDWVLEHHDDIDEARGRHDAGRAPASGP comes from the coding sequence ATGCACGTCAAGGGATCCCTCGACGGCGCGGGAGCCGTCCAGTCCACCCCGTCTGCCGCGTTGCAGGCGCGCGACGAGCTGACCTGCCAGGTCCGCGACATCCTGAACCGCGTCGGGGACAAGTGGTCGTTGTCGGTGGTCAACGAGCTCGGGCACGGCTCACGGCGCTTCAACGAGCTCAAACGCGCTGTCCCGGGGATCAGTCAGCGCATGCTGACCGTCACGCTGCGCGTTCTCGAACGTGACGGGCTCGTCTCCCGCAGCGTGTATCCGGAGGTGCCGCCGCGCGTCGAATACACGTTGACCCCGCTTGGCAGCACCTTGCTGGAGCGGGTCTGGGGGCTGATCGACTGGGTGCTGGAGCACCACGATGACATCGATGAGGCCCGCGGGCGACACGACGCCGGGCGGGCGCCCGCGTCCGGCCCGTAG
- a CDS encoding VOC family protein, with protein MEPQLDHLVYAVPDLAAGVADFAERTGIRPVPGGRHPGGTANYLVRFGPTSYLEIIGPDPEASARPRAFGLETLTAPRLAAWAVRPGDIDKAVRQSREQGYDPGDVQPLSRRTPAGVLLEWRLTRREDSAAVRPVPFLIDWGDTPHPASSDLPLLSLTSFSAVHPDPDALRRDLAALGVRLDISQEREPALWAVIDTPLGHVTLR; from the coding sequence ATGGAACCCCAGCTCGACCACCTTGTCTACGCGGTGCCCGACCTCGCGGCGGGGGTCGCCGACTTCGCCGAGCGCACCGGGATCCGCCCTGTGCCCGGCGGCAGACACCCCGGAGGCACCGCGAACTACCTCGTCCGCTTCGGTCCTACCTCCTACCTGGAGATCATCGGCCCGGACCCGGAGGCGTCCGCACGGCCCCGGGCGTTCGGCCTGGAGACCCTGACCGCGCCGCGGCTCGCGGCCTGGGCTGTGCGCCCCGGGGACATCGACAAGGCGGTGCGGCAGTCCCGTGAGCAGGGCTACGACCCCGGCGACGTGCAGCCCCTGTCCCGGCGCACCCCTGCGGGCGTGCTGCTGGAGTGGCGGCTCACCCGGCGCGAGGATTCGGCGGCGGTCAGGCCGGTGCCGTTCCTCATCGACTGGGGCGACACACCCCACCCCGCCTCCTCGGACCTGCCCCTGTTGAGCCTGACCTCCTTCTCCGCCGTGCACCCCGACCCCGACGCTCTGCGGCGCGACCTGGCCGCCCTCGGCGTCCGGCTCGACATCTCACAAGAACGCGAGCCGGCGCTGTGGGCCGTCATCGACACCCCGCTCGGCCACGTGACCCTGCGCTGA
- a CDS encoding GNAT family N-acetyltransferase, which translates to MPRTVELGVYLGIRHRGVLVAMAGERLHPPGWTEISAVCTDPAHRGRGLATRLVLAVAAGIRSRDETPFLHASAANVGAIRLYELLGFRLRRTTDFRTVRVPARDPSTDTPVTAREAA; encoded by the coding sequence TTGCCGCGTACCGTCGAACTCGGCGTCTACCTCGGCATCCGGCACCGCGGCGTGCTGGTGGCGATGGCCGGCGAACGCCTGCACCCGCCGGGCTGGACAGAGATCAGCGCCGTGTGCACAGATCCCGCGCATCGAGGCCGGGGACTGGCGACCAGGCTGGTGCTCGCCGTCGCCGCGGGCATTCGGAGCCGGGACGAGACGCCGTTCCTGCACGCGTCGGCCGCCAACGTCGGCGCGATCCGTCTGTATGAGCTGCTCGGATTCCGCCTGCGCCGGACCACGGACTTCCGCACTGTACGGGTTCCGGCGCGGGACCCGTCCACCGATACGCCGGTGACGGCCAGGGAAGCCGCATGA
- a CDS encoding alkylhydroperoxidase domain protein has product MTGFTQDQLGWEPWLAPLTADELTDEHYEALVDKARAASPYFLLLARDPDVLHARTKTDVDIFYNADSGLPRAERELAATATSRRNGCVYCASVHARFAGHYSKRPDDVQRLLDEGVGAPQEGTWRAVVDASVALAATPDEFGPEHVAALRAAGLDDLAISDTIHAAAFFNWANRLMLSLGEPTQEAGQ; this is encoded by the coding sequence ATGACCGGATTCACCCAGGACCAGCTCGGCTGGGAGCCTTGGCTTGCGCCCCTGACGGCCGACGAGCTGACTGACGAGCACTACGAAGCGCTGGTCGACAAGGCACGCGCCGCCTCCCCGTACTTCCTGCTGCTCGCCCGCGATCCGGATGTCCTGCACGCCCGCACGAAGACCGACGTGGACATCTTCTACAACGCCGACAGCGGGCTGCCGCGCGCCGAGCGCGAGCTGGCCGCCACCGCGACCTCGCGCCGCAACGGCTGCGTGTACTGCGCGTCCGTGCACGCCCGCTTCGCCGGCCACTACTCCAAACGCCCCGACGACGTGCAGCGCCTGCTGGACGAGGGCGTCGGTGCGCCGCAGGAGGGCACCTGGCGGGCCGTCGTCGACGCCTCGGTGGCGCTCGCCGCCACGCCGGACGAGTTCGGTCCGGAGCACGTCGCCGCGCTCCGCGCCGCGGGGCTCGATGACCTGGCCATCAGCGACACCATCCACGCCGCCGCGTTCTTCAACTGGGCCAACCGGCTCATGCTCTCGCTCGGGGAGCCCACCCAGGAGGCCGGCCAGTGA
- a CDS encoding OsmC family protein: MSTLREYLSHKRTALLARREAPAAGPVPLHAHVTAEGRSGIRRIRIRDFQLISDSGPDFAGYDLGPTSPELQAGVLGSCVTHIFLIKAAELAVPIDALEVDVRAEYDPRAQQPGDADIPVYPHNFRYNVLIESPASDKELANLHAEVERVCPILNLIRNPQPVSGTLVRTRSGAPLV; encoded by the coding sequence ATGAGCACCCTTCGCGAGTACCTGTCACACAAGCGCACGGCCCTGCTGGCCCGCCGGGAGGCGCCCGCCGCCGGGCCGGTCCCGTTGCACGCCCATGTCACCGCCGAGGGCCGCAGCGGGATCCGGCGCATCAGGATCAGGGACTTCCAGCTCATCAGCGACAGCGGCCCCGACTTCGCCGGTTACGACCTCGGCCCTACCTCGCCCGAGTTGCAGGCCGGCGTGCTGGGCAGTTGCGTCACGCACATCTTTCTGATCAAGGCGGCCGAGCTGGCGGTGCCGATCGACGCGCTGGAGGTGGACGTGCGCGCCGAATACGACCCCAGAGCCCAGCAGCCGGGTGACGCCGACATTCCCGTGTACCCGCACAACTTCCGCTACAACGTGCTGATCGAATCGCCCGCCTCCGACAAGGAACTGGCGAACCTGCACGCCGAGGTCGAGCGGGTCTGCCCGATACTCAACCTGATCCGCAACCCACAGCCCGTCAGCGGAACGCTGGTTCGGACCCGATCGGGAGCACCGCTGGTCTGA
- a CDS encoding LUD domain-containing protein, with the protein MSVQTVVPDETFATAAAPAQLDRATAALRGNGYLVHVVDTVSEARGLVSGLLPRDESVFTASSETLRLSGIAADIDDSGTFASVRAQTGDLGDDVQAVIRLGAAPEVVVGSVHAVTEDGHLVVASASGSQLAPYASGARKVIWVVGAQKVVPDLETALRRIRSYSLPREHLRLQEFGQSSFIGKILIVEREALPERATVVLVREPIGF; encoded by the coding sequence ATGTCCGTGCAAACTGTCGTGCCCGATGAGACGTTCGCCACCGCCGCGGCGCCGGCACAGCTGGACCGCGCGACGGCCGCGCTGCGCGGGAACGGCTACCTGGTGCATGTCGTGGACACCGTCTCCGAGGCCCGCGGTCTCGTCTCCGGCCTGCTCCCCCGCGACGAGAGCGTCTTCACCGCCTCCAGCGAGACGCTCCGGCTGTCCGGCATCGCCGCCGACATCGACGACTCCGGGACGTTCGCCTCCGTACGGGCCCAGACCGGCGACCTTGGCGACGACGTGCAGGCCGTCATCCGGCTGGGAGCCGCACCGGAGGTCGTCGTCGGCAGTGTGCACGCGGTGACGGAGGACGGCCACCTGGTCGTCGCCTCGGCGAGCGGCAGCCAGCTCGCGCCGTACGCCTCGGGGGCCCGCAAGGTCATCTGGGTGGTGGGCGCCCAGAAGGTGGTGCCGGACCTGGAGACGGCCCTGCGGCGGATCCGCTCGTACAGCCTGCCGCGCGAGCACCTCCGCCTCCAGGAGTTCGGCCAGTCGTCGTTCATCGGCAAGATCCTCATCGTGGAGAGGGAGGCCCTGCCGGAGAGGGCCACGGTGGTGCTGGTACGCGAGCCGATCGGTTTCTAG
- a CDS encoding dipeptide ABC transporter ATP-binding protein yields the protein MSLLDIRDLAVSYDGRRAVDGVSFAIEPEEVVAVVGESGSGKSTTAHAIIGLLPGNATVDAGRIGFGEVDLAGWSERRLRSVRGTQIGLIPQDPANSLDPVKTIGAQIGEVLRIHGHRDQRWDRRTIRRRVLDLLARVGLPDPEMQDRRYPHELSGGMRQRVLIAIAIALRPRLIIADEPTSALDVTVQRRILDLLDDLRTEYGTAVLLVTHDLGLAASRSDRLVVMKDGRIVEQGPTAAVLAAPEGDYTKRLLNDAPALSARPFLDPPGEPPEARPATGPAIVVRDLVKEFRVGRRPFRAVDGISFEVARGTTHALVGESGSGKTTTARLVVRFATPTSGTVTIAGAPDDRRFRRHVQLVYQNPYGSLDPRQSIGKIVEEPLRNFKLGDRATRRARVADLLERVALPKDVLARRPRELSGGQRQRVAIARALAAEPEVIVLDEAVSALDVTVQAQILDLLEQLQRDLGLTYLFISHDLAVVRQISHTVSVMSKGRIVETGTTRQVFTEPRHDYTRELLAAIPERVR from the coding sequence ATGAGCCTGCTGGACATCCGCGACCTGGCGGTCTCCTACGACGGCAGGCGGGCGGTGGACGGCGTCTCCTTCGCGATCGAGCCGGAGGAGGTCGTGGCCGTCGTCGGCGAATCGGGGTCGGGCAAGTCCACCACGGCGCACGCGATCATCGGCTTGCTGCCCGGCAACGCCACCGTGGACGCGGGTCGGATCGGATTCGGCGAGGTGGACCTGGCCGGCTGGTCCGAGCGCCGCCTGCGGTCCGTCCGCGGCACGCAGATCGGGCTGATCCCGCAGGACCCCGCCAACTCCCTGGACCCGGTCAAGACCATCGGCGCCCAGATCGGCGAGGTGCTGCGCATCCACGGTCACCGTGATCAGCGCTGGGACCGCAGGACGATCCGCCGCCGAGTCCTCGACCTGCTCGCCCGCGTCGGCCTGCCCGACCCGGAGATGCAGGACCGCCGGTACCCGCACGAGTTGTCCGGCGGCATGCGCCAGCGCGTGCTCATCGCCATCGCGATCGCCCTGCGCCCCCGGCTGATCATCGCGGACGAGCCCACCAGCGCACTGGACGTCACCGTGCAGCGGCGCATCCTCGATCTCCTCGACGACCTCCGCACCGAGTACGGCACCGCCGTGCTGCTGGTCACCCACGACCTCGGCCTGGCCGCGAGCCGGTCGGACCGCCTCGTGGTGATGAAGGACGGCCGCATCGTGGAACAGGGGCCGACCGCCGCCGTGCTGGCCGCCCCCGAAGGGGACTACACCAAGCGGCTGCTGAACGACGCTCCCGCCCTGTCGGCGCGGCCGTTCCTGGACCCTCCGGGCGAGCCTCCCGAGGCCCGGCCGGCGACGGGGCCCGCGATCGTGGTCCGCGACCTGGTCAAGGAGTTTCGCGTGGGGCGGCGCCCGTTCCGCGCCGTGGACGGGATCTCCTTCGAGGTTGCGCGCGGCACCACGCACGCGCTGGTGGGCGAGTCCGGCTCCGGCAAGACCACCACGGCCAGGCTGGTCGTGCGGTTCGCGACGCCCACCTCGGGAACGGTGACCATCGCCGGGGCGCCGGACGATCGGCGCTTCCGCCGGCACGTGCAACTCGTCTACCAGAACCCGTACGGGTCGCTCGACCCGCGCCAGTCCATCGGGAAGATCGTGGAGGAGCCGCTGCGCAACTTCAAGCTCGGCGACCGGGCCACCCGCCGCGCCCGGGTCGCCGACCTGCTGGAGCGGGTGGCGCTGCCGAAGGACGTGCTGGCGCGCCGGCCGCGGGAGCTGTCCGGCGGGCAGCGGCAGCGGGTGGCCATCGCCCGCGCGCTGGCCGCCGAGCCTGAGGTGATCGTGCTCGACGAGGCGGTCTCGGCCCTCGACGTCACCGTACAGGCGCAGATCCTCGACCTGCTCGAACAACTCCAGCGCGACCTGGGGCTGACCTATCTGTTCATCTCGCACGATCTGGCCGTGGTGCGCCAGATCTCGCACACCGTCTCCGTCATGAGCAAAGGACGCATCGTGGAAACCGGAACCACCCGGCAGGTCTTCACCGAGCCCCGGCACGACTACACCCGCGAGCTGCTGGCCGCGATCCCGGAGCGGGTGCGATGA
- a CDS encoding ABC transporter ATP-binding protein: MTTLAPPEQAQAGLGFTLERLSLGYGGDLVVRELDLRIVPGEVLVVVGASGSGKSTLLRALAGLLPPVGGSVRAGDAEITGTSAERAMVFQDDGLLPWRNVRRNIELALRIRKVGRRERAAAAQEWIERVGLAGAEDKLPRELSGGMRQRVQLARALVAAPRAVLMDEPFGALDAQTRAQMQRVLLDVQRVLLDVLGDTQATVVFVTHDVDEALLLADRIAVIGGHGLRAVLDARGTDEDARTRLRDRIVKEL, encoded by the coding sequence ATGACCACACTGGCACCACCCGAGCAGGCGCAGGCCGGGCTCGGGTTCACCCTGGAGAGGTTGTCCCTGGGCTACGGCGGCGACCTCGTCGTACGCGAGCTGGACCTGCGGATCGTGCCCGGCGAGGTGCTGGTCGTCGTGGGCGCCTCGGGCTCGGGCAAGTCGACGCTGCTGCGTGCCCTGGCGGGGCTGCTCCCGCCGGTCGGCGGCAGCGTCCGCGCCGGCGATGCCGAGATCACCGGCACCTCGGCCGAGCGTGCCATGGTCTTCCAGGACGACGGGCTGCTGCCCTGGCGCAACGTCCGGCGCAACATCGAGCTGGCCCTGCGCATCCGCAAGGTGGGCCGGCGCGAGCGCGCGGCCGCGGCGCAGGAGTGGATCGAGCGCGTCGGCCTCGCCGGGGCCGAGGACAAGCTGCCGCGCGAGCTGTCCGGCGGCATGCGTCAGCGCGTGCAACTCGCCCGCGCCCTGGTGGCCGCGCCCCGCGCGGTGCTGATGGACGAGCCGTTCGGCGCGCTCGACGCCCAGACCCGCGCCCAGATGCAGCGCGTCCTGCTGGACGTGCAGCGCGTCCTGCTGGACGTGCTGGGCGACACCCAGGCGACGGTCGTCTTCGTGACGCACGACGTGGACGAGGCGCTGCTGCTCGCCGACCGGATTGCGGTGATCGGCGGCCACGGCTTGCGCGCGGTGCTCGACGCACGCGGGACGGACGAGGACGCACGCACCCGGCTGCGCGACAGGATCGTGAAGGAGCTGTAG